Proteins encoded in a region of the Hypomesus transpacificus isolate Combined female chromosome 17, fHypTra1, whole genome shotgun sequence genome:
- the dus1l gene encoding tRNA-dihydrouridine(16/17) synthase [NAD(P)(+)]-like isoform X3, with product MAKLQGFDFWRTTLKGARYVVAPMVDQSELAWRLLSRRHGAQLCYTPMLHAQVFVRDANYRKDNLYNELCPEDRPLITQFCANDPEVFVQAALLAQDYCDAIDLNLGCPQMIAKRGHYGVFLQDEWDLLEKMVKLANEKVSVPITCKIRVFNEVDRTVKYAQMLEKAGCQLLTVHGRTKDQKGTVTGIASWEHIKAVRNAVSIPVFANGNIQHLSDVERCIAETGVQGVMSAEGNLHNPALFAGRSPPVWEMAEQYLEVVRRHPPCTLSYVRAHLFKMWHHTLQIHQDLREDLAKVKNLEALSGVSRHLKQRCQEEIARGEEAGQRGGLPFPHWICQPYVRPPPKEAVGDGAKEEAKAACHKRALEDSDGDGGADADADALSKNKLKKKARNPHKNFCPEHKPKYIKCEQCGNPKVGIRRSRTRSGPP from the exons atggccaagCTGCAGGGCTTTGACTTCTGGCGGACCACTCTCAAGGGGGCTCGCTATGTGGTGGCACCCATGGTGGACCAGAGCGAGCTGGCTTGGCGCCTCCTCAGCCGTCGCCACGGCGCCCAGCTTTGCTACACGCCCATGCTGCACGCGCAGGTGTTTGTGCGCGACGCTAATTACCGCAAGGACAACCTCTACAATGAGCTGTGCCCAGAAGACAGACCCCTCATCACCCAG TTCTGTGCCAACGACCCGGAGGTGTTTGTGCAGGCGGCCCTGCTGGCCCAGGACTACTGTGACGCCATTGACCTCAACCTGGGCTGTCCTCAGATGATTGCCAAAAGAG GCCACTACGGAGTCTTCCTCCAAGATGAATGGGATCTGCTGGAGAAGATGG TCAAGCTGGCCAATGAGAAGGTGTCTGTGCCCATCACCTGTAAGATCCGCGTGTTCAACGAGGTAGACAGGACCGTGAAGTACGCCCAGATGCTGGAGAAGGCCGGCTGTCAG TTGCTGACGGTTCACGGTCGGACCAAAGACCAGAAGGGAACTGTGACGGGCATTGCCAGCTGGGAGCACATCAAAGCAGTCAG GAACGCCGTGAGCATCCCAGTGTTCGCCAACGGCAACATCCAGCACCTGAGCGACGTGGAGCGCTGCATCGCGGAGACGGGCGTGCAGGGGGTCATGAGCGCAg AGGGGAACCTCCATAACCCGGCCCTGTTTGCGGGCCGTAGCCCCCCCGTATGGGAGATGGCCGAGCAGTATCTGGAGGTGGTCCGGCGCCACCCCCCCTGCACCCTGTCCTACGTCCGAGCTCACCTCTTCAAGATGTGGCACCACAC gctgCAGATTCACCAGGACCTGAGGGAGGACCTAGCCAAGGTGAAGAACCTGGAGGCCCTGTCTGGGGTCAGCAGGCACCTCAAGCAACGCTGCCAG GAGGAGAtcgccagaggagaggaggcgggaCAACGGGGAGGGCTGCCCTTCCCCCATTGGATCTGCCAGCCGTACGTCAGGCCACC GCCCAAGGAGGCGGTCGGCGACGGCGCGAAGGAGGAGGCGAAGGCGGCGTGCCACAAGAGGGCGCTGGAGGACTCTGACGGAGACGGAGGAGCCGACGCGGACGCCGACGCGCTCTCCAAGAACAAGCTGAAGAAGAAGGCGCGCAACCCCCACAAGAACTTCTGTCCCGAGCACAAAC CAAAGTATATTAAGTGCGAGCAGTGTGGCAACCCAAAGGTAGGGATCCGAAGATCGCGCACCCGAAGTGGTCCACCGTGA
- the dus1l gene encoding tRNA-dihydrouridine(16/17) synthase [NAD(P)(+)]-like isoform X2, with amino-acid sequence MAKLQGFDFWRTTLKGARYVVAPMVDQSELAWRLLSRRHGAQLCYTPMLHAQVFVRDANYRKDNLYNELCPEDRPLITQFCANDPEVFVQAALLAQDYCDAIDLNLGCPQMIAKRGHYGVFLQDEWDLLEKMVKLANEKVSVPITCKIRVFNEVDRTVKYAQMLEKAGCQLLTVHGRTKDQKGTVTGIASWEHIKAVRNAVSIPVFANGNIQHLSDVERCIAETGVQGVMSAEGNLHNPALFAGRSPPVWEMAEQYLEVVRRHPPCTLSYVRAHLFKMWHHTLQIHQDLREDLAKVKNLEALSGVSRHLKQRCQEEIARGEEAGQRGGLPFPHWICQPYVRPPPKEAVGDGAKEEAKAACHKRALEDSDGDGGADADADALSKNKLKKKARNPHKNFCPEHKREHGAALVPSPTDVSWRSLMPRVGQSCVFVSPQQSILSASSVATQR; translated from the exons atggccaagCTGCAGGGCTTTGACTTCTGGCGGACCACTCTCAAGGGGGCTCGCTATGTGGTGGCACCCATGGTGGACCAGAGCGAGCTGGCTTGGCGCCTCCTCAGCCGTCGCCACGGCGCCCAGCTTTGCTACACGCCCATGCTGCACGCGCAGGTGTTTGTGCGCGACGCTAATTACCGCAAGGACAACCTCTACAATGAGCTGTGCCCAGAAGACAGACCCCTCATCACCCAG TTCTGTGCCAACGACCCGGAGGTGTTTGTGCAGGCGGCCCTGCTGGCCCAGGACTACTGTGACGCCATTGACCTCAACCTGGGCTGTCCTCAGATGATTGCCAAAAGAG GCCACTACGGAGTCTTCCTCCAAGATGAATGGGATCTGCTGGAGAAGATGG TCAAGCTGGCCAATGAGAAGGTGTCTGTGCCCATCACCTGTAAGATCCGCGTGTTCAACGAGGTAGACAGGACCGTGAAGTACGCCCAGATGCTGGAGAAGGCCGGCTGTCAG TTGCTGACGGTTCACGGTCGGACCAAAGACCAGAAGGGAACTGTGACGGGCATTGCCAGCTGGGAGCACATCAAAGCAGTCAG GAACGCCGTGAGCATCCCAGTGTTCGCCAACGGCAACATCCAGCACCTGAGCGACGTGGAGCGCTGCATCGCGGAGACGGGCGTGCAGGGGGTCATGAGCGCAg AGGGGAACCTCCATAACCCGGCCCTGTTTGCGGGCCGTAGCCCCCCCGTATGGGAGATGGCCGAGCAGTATCTGGAGGTGGTCCGGCGCCACCCCCCCTGCACCCTGTCCTACGTCCGAGCTCACCTCTTCAAGATGTGGCACCACAC gctgCAGATTCACCAGGACCTGAGGGAGGACCTAGCCAAGGTGAAGAACCTGGAGGCCCTGTCTGGGGTCAGCAGGCACCTCAAGCAACGCTGCCAG GAGGAGAtcgccagaggagaggaggcgggaCAACGGGGAGGGCTGCCCTTCCCCCATTGGATCTGCCAGCCGTACGTCAGGCCACC GCCCAAGGAGGCGGTCGGCGACGGCGCGAAGGAGGAGGCGAAGGCGGCGTGCCACAAGAGGGCGCTGGAGGACTCTGACGGAGACGGAGGAGCCGACGCGGACGCCGACGCGCTCTCCAAGAACAAGCTGAAGAAGAAGGCGCGCAACCCCCACAAGAACTTCTGTCCCGAGCACAAACGTGAGCACGGCGCCGCGCTCGTGCCTTCCCCGACCGACGTGTCGTGGCGCTCGTTGATGCCACGTGTCGGTCAATCGTGTGTTTTCGTTTCTCCGCAGCAAAGTATATTAAGTGCGAGCAGTGTGGCAACCCAAAGGTAG
- the dus1l gene encoding tRNA-dihydrouridine(16/17) synthase [NAD(P)(+)]-like isoform X1 yields MAKLQGFDFWRTTLKGARYVVAPMVDQSELAWRLLSRRHGAQLCYTPMLHAQVFVRDANYRKDNLYNELCPEDRPLITQFCANDPEVFVQAALLAQDYCDAIDLNLGCPQMIAKRGHYGVFLQDEWDLLEKMVKLANEKVSVPITCKIRVFNEVDRTVKYAQMLEKAGCQLLTVHGRTKDQKGTVTGIASWEHIKAVRNAVSIPVFANGNIQHLSDVERCIAETGVQGVMSAEGNLHNPALFAGRSPPVWEMAEQYLEVVRRHPPCTLSYVRAHLFKMWHHTLQIHQDLREDLAKVKNLEALSGVSRHLKQRCQEEIARGEEAGQRGGLPFPHWICQPYVRPPPKEAVGDGAKEEAKAACHKRALEDSDGDGGADADADALSKNKLKKKARNPHKNFCPEHKPKYIKCEQCGNPKGNKCVFNLCRACCKKKAYKEVADCPSHGLRFKTKAEKQKAEEEGRTGLKNGKLGSTSDPPDLEQSRGLKERLTAAN; encoded by the exons atggccaagCTGCAGGGCTTTGACTTCTGGCGGACCACTCTCAAGGGGGCTCGCTATGTGGTGGCACCCATGGTGGACCAGAGCGAGCTGGCTTGGCGCCTCCTCAGCCGTCGCCACGGCGCCCAGCTTTGCTACACGCCCATGCTGCACGCGCAGGTGTTTGTGCGCGACGCTAATTACCGCAAGGACAACCTCTACAATGAGCTGTGCCCAGAAGACAGACCCCTCATCACCCAG TTCTGTGCCAACGACCCGGAGGTGTTTGTGCAGGCGGCCCTGCTGGCCCAGGACTACTGTGACGCCATTGACCTCAACCTGGGCTGTCCTCAGATGATTGCCAAAAGAG GCCACTACGGAGTCTTCCTCCAAGATGAATGGGATCTGCTGGAGAAGATGG TCAAGCTGGCCAATGAGAAGGTGTCTGTGCCCATCACCTGTAAGATCCGCGTGTTCAACGAGGTAGACAGGACCGTGAAGTACGCCCAGATGCTGGAGAAGGCCGGCTGTCAG TTGCTGACGGTTCACGGTCGGACCAAAGACCAGAAGGGAACTGTGACGGGCATTGCCAGCTGGGAGCACATCAAAGCAGTCAG GAACGCCGTGAGCATCCCAGTGTTCGCCAACGGCAACATCCAGCACCTGAGCGACGTGGAGCGCTGCATCGCGGAGACGGGCGTGCAGGGGGTCATGAGCGCAg AGGGGAACCTCCATAACCCGGCCCTGTTTGCGGGCCGTAGCCCCCCCGTATGGGAGATGGCCGAGCAGTATCTGGAGGTGGTCCGGCGCCACCCCCCCTGCACCCTGTCCTACGTCCGAGCTCACCTCTTCAAGATGTGGCACCACAC gctgCAGATTCACCAGGACCTGAGGGAGGACCTAGCCAAGGTGAAGAACCTGGAGGCCCTGTCTGGGGTCAGCAGGCACCTCAAGCAACGCTGCCAG GAGGAGAtcgccagaggagaggaggcgggaCAACGGGGAGGGCTGCCCTTCCCCCATTGGATCTGCCAGCCGTACGTCAGGCCACC GCCCAAGGAGGCGGTCGGCGACGGCGCGAAGGAGGAGGCGAAGGCGGCGTGCCACAAGAGGGCGCTGGAGGACTCTGACGGAGACGGAGGAGCCGACGCGGACGCCGACGCGCTCTCCAAGAACAAGCTGAAGAAGAAGGCGCGCAACCCCCACAAGAACTTCTGTCCCGAGCACAAAC CAAAGTATATTAAGTGCGAGCAGTGTGGCAACCCAAAG GGTAACAAGTGTGTGTTCAACCTGTGTCGTGCATGCTGTAAGAAGAAGGCCTATAAGGAGGTGGCAGACTGCCCTA GTCACGGGCTGAGGTTTAAAACAAAGGCAGAGAAACagaaggcggaggaggaggggagaacagGACTGAAGAACGGGAAACTCGGCTCCACCTCAGACCCTCCAGATCTAGAACAATCCAGAGGACTGAAGGAGAGACTCACCGCAGCAAACTGA
- the gps1 gene encoding COP9 signalosome complex subunit 1 isoform X2, with amino-acid sequence MPLPVQVFNFQGSVEPMQIDAEAREEQQNDPDSSYVVENSTLDLEQYASSYSGLMRIERLHFVAEHCPRLRAEALKMALAALQGTFNVDAYEEIHRKLSDAPREVQGVPDAVPEGGAEPPSLDSAWAESTRKRALLKLEKLDTDLKNYKGNSIKESIRRGHDDLGDHYLDCGDLSNALKCYSRARDYCTSAKHVVNTCLNVIKVSVYLQNWSHVLSYVSKAESTPDMAEQRGERDSQNQAVLTKLKCAAGLAELASRKYKPAAECFLLASFDHCDFPELLSPSNVAVYGVMCALATFDRQELQRNVIFSSSFKFFLESEPQVHDVLVKFHESKYASCLKLLDDMKGNLLLDMYLAPHVTTLYTQIRNRALVQYFSPYASADLTKMARAFHTSVAALEEEVTQLILEGVVDARIDSHSKILYARDVDPRGATFDRSLHAGAGFQRRAKALLLRAAVLRGHVHVKSPQREGIQVEFTTANSQTWMSTNM; translated from the exons ATGCCTCTGCCTGTACAGGTCTTTAACTTTCAG GGGTCTGTGGAGCCCATGCAGATTGATGCCGAAGCTCGGGAAGAGCAGCAGAACGACCCGGACAGCAGCTATGTGGTGGAGAACTCCACACTG GACCTGGAGCAGTATGCGTCCAGCTACAGCGGCCTGATGAGGATCGAGCGGCTGCACTTCGTGGCGGAGCACTGCCCCCGGCTGAGGGCCGAGGCCCTGAAGATGGCCCTGGCCGCCCTCCAGGGGACCTTCAACGTGGACGCGTACGAGGAGATCCACCGCAAGCTCTCCGACGCCccacg ggagGTCCAGGGGGTCCCAGACGCAGTGCCCGAGGGGGGGGCGGAGCCGCCTTCCCTAGACTCGGCCTGGGCCGAGTCCACCAGGAAGAGGGCTCTGCTCAAACTGGAGAAACTGGACACGGACCTGAAGAACTACAAGGGCAACTCCATCAAAGAGAGcataag GAGAGGTCACGATGACCTGGGCGACCACTACCTGGACTGCGGTGACCTCAGCAACGCCCTCAAGTGCTACTCCCGCGCCCGCGACTACTGCACCAGCGCCAAGCACGTCGTCAACACGTGTCTCAACGTCATCAAG GTCAGCGTGTACCTCCAGAACTGGTCGCACGTACTTAGCTACGTAAGCAAGGCTGAATCCACCCCGGACATGGCAGAG CAAAGAGGAGAGCGAGATAGTCAAAACCAAGCGGTCCTTACCAAACTCAAATGTGCTGCAG GCCTGGCAGAGCTGGCCTCCAGGAAGTACAAACCTGCTGCCGAGTGCTTCCTCCTCGCGTCGTTCGACCACTGCGACTTCCCAGAG CTCCTGTCCCCCAGTAACGTAGCTGTGTACGGGGTCATGTGTGCTCTGGCCACCTTCGACAGACAGGAGCTCCAGAGAAACGTCATCTTCAGCAG TTCATTTAAGTTCTTTTTAGAGTCGGAGCCTCAGGTCCACGACGTCCTCGTCAAGTTCCACGAGTCCAAGTACGCGTCGTGTCTCAAACTGCTCGACGACATGAAG GGCAACCTTCTGCTGGATATGTACCTGGCCCCCCACGTGACCACTCTGTACACACAGATCCGGAACCGAGCCCTCGTACAG tacttCAGCCCATACGCGTCGGCAGACTTGACCAAGATGGCCCGGGCATTCCACACCAGCGTGGcagctctggaggaggaggtcacCCAGCTCATACTGGAGGGAGTGGTCGACGCTCGCATCGACTCCCACAGCAAG ATCCTGTATGCGCGCGACGTGGACCCGAGGGGCGCCACGTTCGACCGGTCCCTCCACGCGGGCGCGGGGTTCCAGAGGCGAGCCAAAGCCCTGCTCCTGCGGGCCGCCGTGCTGCGTGGACACGTCCACGTCAAG TCACCCCAAAGAGAAGGCATCCAGGTGGAGTTCACCACTGCCAACAGCCAAACGTGGATGAGCACCAACATGTGA
- the gps1 gene encoding COP9 signalosome complex subunit 1 isoform X1, whose protein sequence is MPLPVQVFNFQESAVSGVGVAAGVEQDETEASELGRARAREGEQRGRSGACDQARESPWTGLLLLPAASPPRSSRSELRLPVTAGDSALRSSLSACSLLPKGSVEPMQIDAEAREEQQNDPDSSYVVENSTLDLEQYASSYSGLMRIERLHFVAEHCPRLRAEALKMALAALQGTFNVDAYEEIHRKLSDAPREVQGVPDAVPEGGAEPPSLDSAWAESTRKRALLKLEKLDTDLKNYKGNSIKESIRRGHDDLGDHYLDCGDLSNALKCYSRARDYCTSAKHVVNTCLNVIKVSVYLQNWSHVLSYVSKAESTPDMAEQRGERDSQNQAVLTKLKCAAGLAELASRKYKPAAECFLLASFDHCDFPELLSPSNVAVYGVMCALATFDRQELQRNVIFSSSFKFFLESEPQVHDVLVKFHESKYASCLKLLDDMKGNLLLDMYLAPHVTTLYTQIRNRALVQYFSPYASADLTKMARAFHTSVAALEEEVTQLILEGVVDARIDSHSKILYARDVDPRGATFDRSLHAGAGFQRRAKALLLRAAVLRGHVHVKSPQREGIQVEFTTANSQTWMSTNM, encoded by the exons ATGCCTCTGCCTGTACAGGTCTTTAACTTTCAG GAGAGTGCAGTGTCAGGTGTGGGGGTGGCTGCAGGGGTGGAGCAGGATGAGACGGAGGCCAGCGAGCtgggcagggccagggccagagagggggagcagaggggcagGAGCGGTGCATGTGACCAGGCCCGGGAGTCTCCCTGGACCGGCCTGCTGCTCCTCCCCGCCGCCTCCCCCCCGCGTAGCAGCAGGTCAGAGCTGCGCCTCCCCGTCACGGCGGGGGACTCGGCCTTGAGGAGCAGCCTCTCTGCGTGCTCCCTCCTCCCTAAG GGGTCTGTGGAGCCCATGCAGATTGATGCCGAAGCTCGGGAAGAGCAGCAGAACGACCCGGACAGCAGCTATGTGGTGGAGAACTCCACACTG GACCTGGAGCAGTATGCGTCCAGCTACAGCGGCCTGATGAGGATCGAGCGGCTGCACTTCGTGGCGGAGCACTGCCCCCGGCTGAGGGCCGAGGCCCTGAAGATGGCCCTGGCCGCCCTCCAGGGGACCTTCAACGTGGACGCGTACGAGGAGATCCACCGCAAGCTCTCCGACGCCccacg ggagGTCCAGGGGGTCCCAGACGCAGTGCCCGAGGGGGGGGCGGAGCCGCCTTCCCTAGACTCGGCCTGGGCCGAGTCCACCAGGAAGAGGGCTCTGCTCAAACTGGAGAAACTGGACACGGACCTGAAGAACTACAAGGGCAACTCCATCAAAGAGAGcataag GAGAGGTCACGATGACCTGGGCGACCACTACCTGGACTGCGGTGACCTCAGCAACGCCCTCAAGTGCTACTCCCGCGCCCGCGACTACTGCACCAGCGCCAAGCACGTCGTCAACACGTGTCTCAACGTCATCAAG GTCAGCGTGTACCTCCAGAACTGGTCGCACGTACTTAGCTACGTAAGCAAGGCTGAATCCACCCCGGACATGGCAGAG CAAAGAGGAGAGCGAGATAGTCAAAACCAAGCGGTCCTTACCAAACTCAAATGTGCTGCAG GCCTGGCAGAGCTGGCCTCCAGGAAGTACAAACCTGCTGCCGAGTGCTTCCTCCTCGCGTCGTTCGACCACTGCGACTTCCCAGAG CTCCTGTCCCCCAGTAACGTAGCTGTGTACGGGGTCATGTGTGCTCTGGCCACCTTCGACAGACAGGAGCTCCAGAGAAACGTCATCTTCAGCAG TTCATTTAAGTTCTTTTTAGAGTCGGAGCCTCAGGTCCACGACGTCCTCGTCAAGTTCCACGAGTCCAAGTACGCGTCGTGTCTCAAACTGCTCGACGACATGAAG GGCAACCTTCTGCTGGATATGTACCTGGCCCCCCACGTGACCACTCTGTACACACAGATCCGGAACCGAGCCCTCGTACAG tacttCAGCCCATACGCGTCGGCAGACTTGACCAAGATGGCCCGGGCATTCCACACCAGCGTGGcagctctggaggaggaggtcacCCAGCTCATACTGGAGGGAGTGGTCGACGCTCGCATCGACTCCCACAGCAAG ATCCTGTATGCGCGCGACGTGGACCCGAGGGGCGCCACGTTCGACCGGTCCCTCCACGCGGGCGCGGGGTTCCAGAGGCGAGCCAAAGCCCTGCTCCTGCGGGCCGCCGTGCTGCGTGGACACGTCCACGTCAAG TCACCCCAAAGAGAAGGCATCCAGGTGGAGTTCACCACTGCCAACAGCCAAACGTGGATGAGCACCAACATGTGA